A single genomic interval of Spinacia oleracea cultivar Varoflay chromosome 6, BTI_SOV_V1, whole genome shotgun sequence harbors:
- the LOC110788586 gene encoding ABC transporter C family member 4: protein MSYDSWITSLSCTSPVASENHSSLSLSQWTKFIFLSPCPQRALLCFVDAVFLLVIFGILLYHIVHKFFLRKCYDPNITRTVTTRNPVHVQTNIWYKLSYIVTILLLVVHLVVSALAFSSKTSELQWKMVEETFGIIQVVTYAVIAVLIVLERRSEATEHRFSLQLFWIASFLIYSLFVVSGLLRLVTLNHDAGGPDLRLNDMLSFISFALSVVLLVVCIRGSTGIMFLRREPSLIDDGNSYSEPLLENSFVSDYANASVLSKVFWLWMNPLLSKGYRRPLAVNDVPSLSPEHGAEKMSILFQSKWPKPHEECKNPVRTTLFRCFWKEMAFTAFLALVRICVMFVGPSLIHKFIDFTSGVRSSPYEGYYLVLVLLIGKVVEVLTSHQFNFHSQKLGMLICSTLVTNLYKKGLKLSCSARQTHGVGQIVNYMAVDAQQLSDMMLQLHAIWQMPLQVCVTLILLYNYIGAAAITALIGILGVLLFMLFCMKRDRKYQYYVMKNRDSRMKATNEMLNYMRVIKFQAWEEHFNKRIQSFRDSEFKWLAKFLYSFAANMVVLWSLPLVVSTLTFGTAILLGVSFDAATVFTTTTLFKMLQEPIRTFPQSMVSISQAVVSLARLDDFMTSRELVEESVERIEGYSTTAVEVRDGFFSWDDEGGEEVLKNISLNINKGQLAAIVGTVGSGKSSLLASILGEMHKTNGKVRVCGTTAYVAQTSWIQNGTIQQNILFGLPMNQGKYREVVRVCCLEKDLEMMEFGDETEIGERGINLSGGQKQRIQLARAVYQDCDIYLLDDVFSAVDAHTGSQIFKECVRGALRDKTVILVTHQVDFLHNVDLILVMRDGTIVQGGKYDNLSETGTDFHALVAAHETSMELVEGGTSDRWKDSHQHKNSPKALSSHGEVSRVDCSITRSNSEKGDSRLIKEEERETGKVSLHIYKVYCTEAFGWWGLAAGLLFSLSWQSSIMAADYWLAYETSAKRASSFDPSFFITIYSIIAAISIILVFFRSFFIMFFGMKTAQIFFTQILHNILHAPMSFFDTTPSGRILSRASSDQTNVDVFVPLFMNLALAMYMTLVSIIIVTCQYAWPTVFLLIPLGWLNMWYRDYYLSTSRELTRLDSITKAPVIHHFSESILGFMTIRCFRKQENFIQENVNRVNMNLRMEFHNNGSNEWLGFRLELLGSLLLCISTLFMILLPSSIIKPENVGLSLSYGLSLNSVLFWAIYMSCFVENRMVSVERIKQFTEIPSEAEWTFKDPVLPPTWPAQGNIELKNLQVRYRINTPLVLKGITLGIKGGEKVGVVGRTGSGKSTLIQVFFRLIEPSAGRIAIDNIDISMVGLHDLRSRFGIIPQEPVLFEGTIRSNIDPTSQYSEDEIWKSLERCQLKDVVTSKPEKLDAPVVDNGDNWSVGQRQLLCLGRVMLKKSRVLFMDEATASVDSQTDAVIQKIIREDFADCTIISIAHRIPTVMDCDRVLVIDAGKAKEYDSPSQLLARPSLFGALVQEYANRSSGF, encoded by the exons ATGTCCTATGATTCTTGGATCACCTCTCTTTCATGTACAAGTCCAGTTGCTTCAGAAAATCATTCATCTTTGTCTTTATCACAATGGACTAAGTTCATTTTTCTTTCTCCATGTCCCCAAAGAGCCTTGCTTTGTTTTGTTGATGCTGTCTTCTTGCTTGTGATCTTCGGTATCTTACTGTACCACATCGTTCATAAATTCTTCTTAAGAAAATGTTATGATCCAAACATAACGAGAACTGTAACAACTAGAAACCCAGTTCATGTTCAGACAAATATTTGGTATAAACTGTCCTACATTGTAACAATTTTGTTATTAGTTGTTCATTTAGTAGTTTCTGCATTAGCCTTCAGTAGTAAAACTAGTGAGTTGCAATGGAAGATGGTGGAGGAAACATTTGGGATTATTCAAGTGGTAACTTACGCGGTCATAGCAGTCTTGATTGTACTTGAGAGGAGGTCTGAGGCAACTGAACATCGATTTTCACTCCAACTGTTTTGGATTGCTAGCTTCTTGATCTACTCATTATTCGTGGTTTCAGGGTTATTACGTTTAGTAACATTAAACCATGATGCTGGAGGGCCTGATTTGAGGTTAAACGATATGCTTTCCTTTATATCTTTTGCATTATCAGTTGTTCTTCTTGTGGTTTGCATTAGGGGATCAACCGGGATAATGTTCTTAAGACGAGAACCATCTTTAATAGATGATGGAAATTCATACAGTGAACCTCTGTTAGAGAATTCATTTGTCAGTGATTATGCAAATGCTTCAGTATTGTCTAAAGTATTCTGGTTGTGGATGAACCCCTTGCTTAGTAAAGGTTACAGAAGACCTTTAGCTGTTAATGACGTCCCATCTCTTTCCCCTGAACACGGGGCTGAGAAAATGTCTATACTCTTTCAGTCTAAATGGCCTAAGCCACATGAAGAATGCAAGAATCCTGTTAGAACCACTCTTTTCAGGTGTTTCTGGAAAGAAATGGCATTCACTGCTTTCTTGGCACTTGTTAGAATTTGTGTCATGTTTGTTGGACCCTCTTTAATACACAAATTCATTGATTTCACTTCGGGTGTAAGAAGTTCCCCCTACGAAGGGTACTACCTAGTCCTTGTTCTCCTGATCGGGAAAGTAGTAGAGGTTTTGACTTCACATCAATTCAACTTCCACTCTCAAAAGCTTGGGATGCTAATCTGTTCTACACTTGTAACCAATTTGTACAAGAAAGGACTAAAGTTATCATGCTCGGCTAGGCAGACTCATGGAGTTGGACAGATTGTAAATTACATGGCTGTTGATGCTCAACAACTCTCTGATATGATGCTGCAACTCCATGCTATTTGGCAAATGCCTCTGCAAGTCTGTGTGACTTTAATTCTCCTCTACAACTATATTGGTGCAGCTGCTATTACTGCATTGATAGGAATTCTGGGGGTTCTACTGTTTATGCTGTTTTGTATGAAAAGAGACCGCAAATATCAATATTACGTGATGAAGAACCGGGATTCTAGAATGAAGGCTACTAATGAAATGCTAAACTACATGCGAGTAATCAAATTTCAAGCATGGGAAGAGCATTTCAACAAACGCATCCAATCATTCCGTGATTCAGAGTTTAAGTGGCTAGCTAAGTTTCTCTACTCATTTGCTGCCAATATGGTAGTGTTGTGGTCCTTACCTTTGGTGGTATCAACCCTCACATTTGGCACTGCTATCCTTTTGGGTGTTTCATTTGATGCAGCAACAGTATTTACAACTACAACACTTTTTAAGATGCTGCAAGAGCCAATCAGGACTTTCCCGCAGTCTATGGTTTCAATTTCTCAAGCTGTTGTTTCATTGGCAAGGCTGGATGATTTCATGACAAGTAGGGAACTTGTGGAAGAATCTGTGGAGCGAATTGAAGGCTACAGTACTACAGCGGTAGAAGTCAGAGACGGGTTTTTTAGCTGGGATGATGAAGGTGGGGAAGAGGTACTAAAAAACATAAGTTTAAACATAAACAAAGGGCAGCTTGCGGCTATTGTTGGTACTGTTGGATCAGGGAAATCCTCTTTACTTGCCTCAATCCTCGGTGAAATGCACAAAACTAATGGAAAG GTCAGAGTTTGTGGGACTACAGCATATGTAGCTCAGACATCATGGATACAGAATGGAACAATTCAGCAGAATATCCTGTTTGGTTTGCCTATGAACCAAGGGAAGTATAGAGAAGTTGTGAGGGTTTGCTGTTTAGAGAAGGATTTGGAAATGATGGAGTTTGGAGATGAGACTGAGATTGGAGAACGCGGCATAAACCTGAGTGGTGGGCAAAAGCAACGAATACAACTTGCTAGAGCTGTCTATCAAGACTGTGATATTTATCTGCTTGACGATGTCTTCAGTGCTGTTGATGCTCATACCGGATCACAGATATTTAAG GAGTGTGTAAGAGGAGCTCTAAGGGATAAAACAGTTATTCTTGTTACTCATCAAGTGGACTTTTTGCATAATGTTGATCTCATCTTG GTAATGAGAGATGGCACAATTGTGCAAGGAGGAAAATACGACAACCTTTCAGAAACAGGCACGGATTTTCATGCCCTTGTAGCTGCCCATGAGACTTCTATGGAGTTGGTTGAAGGAGGCACCAGTGACCGTTGGAAAGATTCACACCAACATAAGAACTCTCCTAAAGCATTGTCAAGTCACGGTGAAGTAAGTAGGGTTGACTGTTCTATTACCAGATCCAACTCAGAAAAGGGTGACTCTAGGCTGATcaaggaagaagaaagagaaacTGGGAAAGTCAGTTTACACATCTACAAAGTTTACTGCACAGAAGCTTTTGGATGGTGGGGTTTAGCTGCTGGTTTGTTGTTCTCTTTGTCTTGGCAATCATCTATAATGGCTGCTGACTACTGGCTGGCTTATGAAACCTCTGCAAAGCGCGCTTCATCTTTCGACCCTTCTTTCTTTATTACCATCTATTCAATTATTGCAGCTATTTCTATTATATTGGTCTTCTTTCGGTCCTTTTTCATTATGTTTTTTGGGATGAAGACGGCCCAGATTTTCTTCACCCAAATTCTCCACAATATTCTTCATGCTCCCATGTCATTCTTTGATACTACTCCATCAGGCAGAATTTTAAGTCGG GCTTCCAGTGATCAGACCAATGTTGATGTGTTTGTACCTCTTTTTATGAACCTTGCACTTGCCATGTACATGACACTAGTAAGCATCATCATTGTCACTTGTCAGTATGCTTGGCCAACCGTGTTCCTCCTAATTCCACTAGGGTGGTTAAATATGTGGTACAGG GATTATTATCTATCAACATCACGTGAACTGACTCGCCTTGACTCAATCACAAAGGCACCTGTTATTCATCACTTCTCAGAAAGCATTTTGGGATTCATGACAATCCGCTGTTTCAGAAAGCAAGAAAACTTTATTCAGGAAAATGTCAATAGGGTAAACATGAACCTTCGCATGGAATTTCACAACAACGGATCAAACGAATGGTTAGGTTTCCGTTTGGAACTTCTTGGGAGCTTACTCCTCTGCATATCAACACTATTCATGATCCTCCTTCCAAGCAGCATCATCAAGCCAG AGAATGTTGGATTGTCACTCTCATATGGGCTGTCCCTCAACTCTGTGCTGTTTTGGGCTATATACATGAGCTGCTTTGTGGAGAATAGAATGGTTTCTGTTGAGAGGATAAAGCAATTTACTGAAATCCCTTCTGAAGCTGAATGGACTTTCAAGGATCCTGTCCTTCCACCAACTTGGCCAGCACAAGGCAATATTGAGCTGAAAAACTTGCAG GTTAGATATAGGATTAATACTCCTCTTGTACTGAAGGGAATAACATTAGGCATTAAAGGAGGAGAAAAAGTTGGTGTGGTTGGAAGAACAGGAAGTGGAAAATCAACTCTGATTCAAGTGTTCTTTAGGCTTATTGAGCCCTCTGCTGGTAGAATTGCTATTGATAATATTGACATATCAATGGTAGGACTCCATGATCTTAGGTCTCGCTTTGGGATCATTCCTCAAGAACCTGTTCTTTTCGAAGGGACTATAAGGAGCAACATTGACCCTACTAGCCAGTATTCAGAAGATGAAATCTGGAAG AGTCTTGAAAGATGCCAACTGAAAGATGTGGTGACTTCCAAACCTGAGAAACTCGATGCTCCTG TGGTTGATAATGGAGATAACTGGAGTGTGGGGCAGAGACAACTTCTGTGCTTAGGCAGAGTCATGTTGAAGAAAAGCCGAGTATTGTTTATGGATGAGGCTACTGCTTCTGTAGACTCACAAACAGATGCAGTGATTCAAAAGATAATTAGAGAAGACTTTGCAGATTGTACAATTATCAGCATTGCTCACAGGATACCTACAGTAATGGACTGTGATAGAGTTCTTGTTATAGATGCAG GGAAAGCAAAGGAATACGATTCCCCGTCACAGTTACTTGCAAGGCCATCGCTCTTTGGGGCATTGGTTCAAGAGTATGCCAATCGCTCATCCGGGTTCTGA
- the LOC110788601 gene encoding ABC transporter C family member 14 — translation MVGRHEASSLDNGTSLSEPLLEKSIVTGFANASFLSRTFWLWMNPLLSKGYTKPLTANDVPSLSPQHRAEIMSDLFESKYPKPHEKCQNPVRTTLFRCFWKQVAFTAFLAVIRVCVMYVGPVLVQKFVDFTSGLGSSPYEGYYLVLILLVAKLIEVLTSHQFNFHSKNLGMLIRSTLITNLYKKGLKLTCSARQNHGVGKIVNYMAVDAQQLSDMMLQLHAVWLMPLQLSVALALLYNYLGLATITAVIGILGVLLFIFLGTKRNNRFQLYLMKNRDSRMKATNEMLNYMRVIKFQAWEEHFNKRIKSYRDTEYGWLAKFLYSTAGNIVVMWSTPVLISSLTFGTAILLGIPLDAGKVFTTTTIFKMLQQPIRNFPQSMLSISQAMISLKRLDDFMMSRELVEEGVERIEGCDGVTAVQVKDGVFSWDDEGGDEALKDINVDIKKGQLAAIVGTVGSGKSSLLASILGEMHKIKGKARVCGTTAYVAQTSWIQNGTIEENIVFGLPMIREKYGEVLRVCCLEKDMEMMEFGDQTEIGERGINLSGGQKQRIQLARAVYQDCDIYLLDDVFSAVDAHTGSEIFKECVRGSLKNKTIILVTHQVDFLHNVDLIMVMRDGMIVQAGKYDNLLEAGTDFNALVAAHDTSMELVEAGSNTELPEDSPQQQKSPRAATHSEGNGVSNSLQRSKSDATQKSEKGDAKLIKEEERETGKVSLRVYKDYCTEAFGWWGVVAALMLSLLWQATLMAGDYWLAYETSAKHASFFNASFFISIYSIIAMLSFVLVLASSFFITLFGLKTAQIFFSRILHSILHAPISFFDTTPSGRILSRASSDQTNVDVFVPSVLNHTISFYITLLSIIIITCQYAWPTVFLLIPLGWLNLWYRGYYLAISRELTRLDSITKAPVIHHFSESISGFMTIRCFRKQDKFIQENVNRVDANLCMDFHNNGSNEWLGFRMELLGSLLLCSSALCMILLPSSIIRPENVGLSLSYGLSLNQVVFWAMYTSCFVENRMVSVERIKQFTRIQSEAAWTIKDRRPPPNWPTQGNVELKDLQVRYRSNTPLVLKGITLNIRGGEKVGIVGRTGSGKSTLIQVFFRLVEPSAGKIIIDDIDISMLGLHDLRSRFGIIPQEPVLFEGTVRSNIDPIGQYSEEEIWKSLERCQLKDVVASKPKKLEAPVTDDGENWSVGQRQLLCLGRVMLKKSRLLFMDEATASVDSQTDAVIQRVIREDFVACTIISIAHRIPTVMDCDRVLVVDAGKAKEFDSPARLLEKPSLFGALVQEYANRSSGL, via the exons ATGGTAGGAAGACATGAGGCATCATCACTAGATAATGGAACTTCACTAAGTGAACCACTTTTAGAGAAATCAATTGTTACTGGTTTTGCCAATGCTTCATTTTTATCAAGGACCTTCTGGTTGTGGATGAACCCCTTACTTAGTAAAGGATACACAAAGCCTCTTACAGCAAATGATGTACCATCCCTTTCACCACAGCATAGAGCTGAGATAATGTCAGACCTCTTTGAATCCAAgtatcccaagccacatgagaAGTGCCAGAACCCGGTAAGGACCACCCTTTTCAGGTGTTTCTGGAAGCAAGTTGCATTCACAGCCTTCTTAGCAGTAATTCGGGTTTGTGTCATGTATGTTGGTCCTGTTCTAGTTCAGAAATTTGTTGATTTTACTTCGGGTCTGGGAAGCTCTCCTTACGAAGGGTATTACCTAGTCCTCATTCTTCTTGTTGCAAAGTTGATAGAGGTATTGACTTCACATCAATTCAACTTCCATTCTAAGAATCTTGGGATGCTAATTCGTTCAACCCTCATCACCAATTTGTATAAGAAAGGGCTAAAGTTAACATGCTCGGCAAGGCAGAATCATGGAGTTGGAAAAATCGTGAATTATATGGCCGTTGATGCTCAGCAACTCTCTGATATGATGTTGCAGCTTCATGCTGTTTGGTTGATGCCTCTGCAACTTTCTGTGGCATTAGCTCTTCTCTACAACTATCTCGGCTTAGCTACGATCACCGCTGTTATTGGAATACTTGgagttttattgtttattttccTTGGTACAAAGAGGAACAATAGGTTTCAGTTATATTTGATGAAGAATCGTGACTCCCGAATGAAGGCTACCAACGAGATGCTTAATTATATGCGAGTGATCAAGTTTCAAGCATGGGAGGAGCACTTCAACAAGAGGATCAAATCATATCGGGATACAGAGTATGGTTGGCTAGCTAAGTTCCTTTATTCTACAGCAGGGAATATTGTGGTGATGTGGTCCACACCTGTATTGATATCCAGCCTCACATTTGGCACCGCAATCCTTTTGGGGATCCCGCTTGATGCAGGGAAAGTATTTACTACTACAACAATCTTTAAGATGTTGCAACAGCCGATCAGGAATTTCCCCCAGTCTATGCTTTCAATTTCACAGGCCATGATTTCCCTTAAAAGGCTTGATGATTTTATGATGAGTAGGGAATTGGTGGAAGAGGGGGTGGAGCGAATTGAGGGCTGCGACGGTGTGACTGCTGTACAGGTTAAAGATGGTGTCTTTAGCTGGGATGATGAAGGTGGAGATGAGGCACTGAAAGATATAAATGTAGACATAAAGAAAGGGCAGCTTGCTGCTATTGTTGGTACTGTTGGATCAGGAAAGTCATCTTTGCTTGCTTCGATCCTTGGTGAAATGCACAAAATAAAAGGAAAG GCAAGAGTTTGTGGGACTACAGCTTACGTAGCACAGACATCGTGGATACAGAACGGAACCATTGAGGAGAATATCGTGTTTGgtttgccaatgattagagagAAGTACGGAGAAGTTTTGAGAGTTTGTTGCTTAGAAAAGGATATGGAGATGATGGAATTTGGGGATCAGACTGAGATTGGAGAACGTGGCATTAATCTCAGTGGTGGGCAGAAGCAAAGGATACAACTTGCTAGAGCTGTCTATCAGGACTGTGATATTTATCTGCTTGATGATGTTTTCAGTGCTGTTGATGCTCATACTGGATCAGAAATATTTAAG GAATGTGTAAGAGGATCTCTGAAGAATAAAACCATTATACTAGTGACTCATCAAGTGGACTTTTTGCATAATGTTGACCTTATCATG GTCATGAGAGATGGTATGATTGTGCAAGCAGGAAAATACGACAATCTTTTAGAAGCAGGCACAGATTTCAATGCACTTGTAGCTGCCCATGATACATCTATGGAACTTGTTGAAGCAGGCAGTAACACGGAGCTTCCAGAAGATTCTCCGCAACAACAGAAATCTCCTAGAGCAGCTACTCACAGCGAAGGTAATGGTGTGAGCAATTCATTGCAAAGATCTAAGTCAGATGCAACACAGAAATCAGAAAAGGGAGATGCTAAGCTCATAAAGGAGGAAGAAAGAGAAACTGGGAAAGTCAGTTTACGTGTGTACAAGGATTACTGCACTGAGGCTTTTGGATGGTGGGGTGTAGTTGCGGCTTTGATGTTGTCTTTGTTGTGGCAAGCAACTCTAATGGCTGGTGATTACTGGCTGGCTTATGAAACTTCTGCAAAGCATGCCTCTTTCTTCAACGCTTCTTTCTTTATCAGTATCTATTCTATTATTGCTATGCTTTCTTTTGTGTTAGTCCTTGCAAGCTCCTTCTTTATCACTTTGTTCGGGCTGAAGACGGCCCAGATTTTCTTCTCTCGAATTCTCCACAGTATTCTTCATGCTCCCATATCATTTTTTGATACTACTCCTTCAGGAAGAATTCTAAGTCGG GCATCCAGCGATCAGACCAATGTCGACGTGTTTGTACCTTCTGTTTTGAACCATACAATTTCATTTTACATCACACTGCTTAGCATCATCATTATCACTTGCCAGTATGCTTGGCCAACTGTGTTCCTCTTGATTCCTCTAGgatggctgaatttgtggtACAGG GGATATTATCTTGCAATATCACGCGAGTTAACTCGCCTTGATTCAATCACAAAAGCACCTGTGATCCATCACTTCTCAGAAAGCATTTCTGGCTTCATGACAATTCGTTGCTTCAGGAAGCAggataaatttattcaagaaaATGTGAATCGGGTGGACGCAAACTTGTGCATGGATTTTCACAACAATGGATCAAATGAATGGCTAGGTTTCCGTATGGAACTGCTCGGGAGTTTGCTCCTGTGTTCATCAGCCCTATGTATGATCCTGTTGCCTAGCAGTATCATCAGACCAG AGAATGTTGGTTTGTCTTTATCATATGGACTGTCCCTCAACCAGGTGGTGTTCTGGGCTATGTATACCAGCTGCTTTGTAGAAAATAGAATGGTTTCAGTAGAGAGAATTAAGCAGTTCACCCGAATTCAATCAGAAGCTGCATGGACTATCAAGGATCGCCGTCCTCCCCCAAATTGGCCAACCCAAGGCAACGTTGAGCTCAAGGACTTGCAG GTCAGATATAGGTCCAACACTCCTCTTGTACTGAAGGGAATAACATTAAACATTCGGGGAGGAGAGAAAGTAGGCATTGTTGGGCGAACTGGGAGTGGAAAATCAACTCTTATTCAAGTATTCTTTAGGCTTGTTGAGCCTTCAGCTGGGAAAATTATCATCGATGATATTGACATTTCAATGTTAGGTCTCCATGATCTTAGGTCTCGATTTGGTATAATTCCTCAAGAGCCTGTTCTCTTTGAAGGAACTGTGCGGAGCAACATCGACCCCATTGGCCAATACTCAGAGGAGGAAATCTGGAAG AGCCTTGAACGTTGCCAACTTAAAGATGTGGTGGCTTCCAAACCCAAAAAACTTGAAGCTCCTG TGACTGATGATGGAGAAAACTGGAGTGTAGGGCAAAGACAACTTCTTTGCCTAGGTCGTGTGATGTTGAAGAAAAGCCGGCTTTTGTTTATGGATGAGGCAACTGCTTCTGTAGATTCTCAAACTGATGCGGTCATTCAAAGGGTCATTAGGGAAGACTTTGTGGCTTGTACAATCATTAGCATTGCTCACAGGATACCAACAGTTATGGATTGTGATAGAGTTCTTGTTGTTGATGCAG GAAAAGCAAAAGAATTCGATTCACCAGCAAGGTTGCTCGAGAAGCCATCACTTTTTGGAGCATTGGTACAAGAATACGCAAACCGCTCATCTGGTCTGTAG